The Hordeum vulgare subsp. vulgare chromosome 7H, MorexV3_pseudomolecules_assembly, whole genome shotgun sequence DNA window tTCTCGAAGCATGTAtgtatagtctctagttatgtgatgaggttggagcataatttatccttgattgaaatcctttgcgcTGTGcacaatggttaactcctaccaacctcgtcCCTAGGGACATGCAAGTAGTATtttgctttgagagagctaataagctttacaataagtatgtgatttctatatgattaatgtgaatccatggatatacgcactcccgCTTTTCCAtaattgctagcctcttcggtaacaTGCATTGCCCatactcacctcgaggatcgatgcagccttcgccggtgcatccaaaacccgtgatatgatacactctatcacacataaaaCCACcttatgtcttcctcaaaacagccaccatgcctacctatcatggaggtcctctacatcaaccttgttgtcctctctatgatgtatgagtagtttaCCTTAGACCTATGAGTCcatggcagtacctagatggaaatctctctctctctctctctctctcttttgatcttcaatacaataatcatcgcatcttcgctttgatcgacATGACGTATTCACTTTTGTGTGGTACATTTGTTGGGATATGATGaactgtgggtttatgttcaaattattcatgataagtaTTTGAGTCTCATGTGAATACTTATACGATTCTTacgtgcatgattattatagcttcctatttctctccaacctattgaaatagtttggccaactagattgatatttctttgatgagagaggtgcgttgtagtaggttcaacctgccgAATTTatatatcccaatgacagaagcaGACAAGACGTTTCTTTGTGTTGCAGCtaataaggataaaacaatggggtttattcatattgcttgagtttactttgtctacatcatgtcatcttactccatacATTACTTAaatttaatacatagagaggaaaGCATAGAAGTCACcacaagaaaaatgctcaattatgataaaaaataatgacgctggtttaattggtcattgttccatgaccaaaattccgaAATTAGTCATGacaagtctaagagggtccaaagcccataatgtTATGACCTTTTGTGTCCATTAGGTCATGATAATATTGCACAAATTGGTCATTAAGTGCTACCGGttgaaaaaaaagaagagaaaaagtgaTAGAGGTGTGTTGGATGAGGGGAGGGTTTTGAAGCGTTGGATGTAGGAGGAGTGGATAGCCAGGATATGTTTCAGGGGGAGTGATCCGTGGCCTCTCATGTGATAGGCTGGCTGCCCAAAGTAAAAAGAAACTAGAAAAAAAAGTGAAAGCCAATCTCTCTCTTGGCgatccccatctctctctcccccacggccacatatctctcttggcgatccccatctctctctccctcatgaCCTATGGCGGCCGATCCTCCCCTCGGCCCAGATCCAGCGGCAATCGGCGGCTCCGAGCGCACAGCCGTGATCACCTccttccgccccctcctcccctcggccCGCATCACTTCCTCCCACTACGGTTTcagtggtggggtggacctcgtcgccggcggccTCCTGCTCATGCTCGCAACCGAGATGAACATCCTCGGCGATGGTGGTGCCGCGTGTGAGATCCTCCTCCCTAACAAGGCCGTCGTTGCATCATCTACTCTCTGCCGCTGGATCCCCTCCTCTCCGACAAGGCCACCATCGGATCCTCTCCTCTGCGACAAGGCCACCATCGGATCCCCTCCTCTCAGAGATGGCCATGGTGAGCACCCCTCCGGCCGAGTCCGCCTCGACATTTCTAGGCTTACTCTGGCCGAGTCGAGTCGACTCGACTCGACTAATTACTCTAACCAGTTAGTGGATTTAGACCATCATCGTGTGATTCCTAGGGTTGGTCTGCGCGTCGGAGGGCATTTCCCAGCTGTGTGCCAACCATTGTCTGCATCCGTCGTTGCTTGGGAGTCCATCGTGCGCTCCAGGATGGAGGCTGCTGTGCAATCTGGGATGAAGGCTTCCGTTCCATCGAGGGCGGAGCAGCCTCTGTCTGTCGGGCTGTGTAGCCGGGATGGGGCCTCGCCACGTCGTGGTGTGTCGCCGGTGATGAGCGCGGGACGTTGTGCCGGCCATCGACGGGACTGCCACCGGCAGCACGCTTTCCCGCATAAGAGATGCGGCACTGACAATGGCTGCACGCTGGTAAGCTTGTAACTGGCGTACACCACACCACCATCAAGACCAGATGCCTGTGCTAGACGGTAAGGCTTGTCTGCAACTCCAATCTTCTATTTTCACTTTTCTCTCTTGCAATCTGCCCATCTAAATCATGAGCAAAATTCTGTTTAGATTTAGCACATTAATGGTTCACTTTCTGAAGGTTGCTCAATGTATCTTATATGATGGCGTGTACTCGAGTCAAAACTTTAACACTCGCTGCTAAGCTCCTGTTTAGAATCCAATACTTAGGCTTAGAGATTTGTTTTGTTAGGGATACGAAGAGAATTTAAAAATCATTTGTTTATTGTCTTGAAGTAGCTGTCTAAATCTCCCTTTCTTGACTAACAGAATCAGAACAAATCTCAATTTATTTGTAATACACATCTCTGCATTCTTGagtgacacaaataaaacaataataATATCCCTCATGAATATGTTTCTCCACAAAGAATTGAGATTACAGAAAGAGGAACCACCGTAGAGCAATGGACAAAGCAATACATTATTTCTTTGCAAGCAGATGGAGCTTTTGGTGTAAATTCAAAGCATGACATATCTACGCATATCTGGCAAACTTGAAAATTCAATGGAAAGGCTAATTGTTAGCTTCCTTTTCCCATGATACTCTGTTTACCATACGCCCTAGGAAACCCCCACCCCACGCTCCTCAAATCTCGAGTGGTCAAGACTTTTGCGATCTTCTCATTGTAGAATAGCAGATCGGATATCTGTGTTCATGTCTAAGCTATAGAAGAGCATTGCTAGTGACCACAACTCGGCATGAATCCCTCCCTTTTACCACTATTTTTTAAAGTGATTTTAGGGGTTGTCTATGTCGATGCGTAGGTAACAGCAGGCGGAGGAGCTGCTCACTTAGCACCGACAAACAAGGAGGCCATCAGGAGGCAGTATGTTGTCATCCGAAACATGAGCCTCCATCGACGACTCCTCTCATCCGCGTCCCAGGCTGTGGCTGCCTGCCGAGGTCGGACACCATGGTTTTGAATCGGCCTATTGTGGTGGTGCTGTTACCGGCTCCTGCAGGTTCTGGGTGGCTACCTCTTCGCCTTGATGTAAGAAACCTGATTCCCAGCTCCATGTGACGTAGCCATCATGTGGTAGTTTAGTGGTATTGTGCTAGTTAGGTTACTCGACGCTCCCATTTTTTACTACGTTTATGATGTTTTACGTCTTCTGTTATTTCTATGATTATGCTCAGTTTGTGTGAAGGCTTATGTCTCCTGAAATTTTTGTTATTCATAATTAATCACTCCTCACGCTCTAATAGTAAAGTGTTTCCTCATGTTGCTCGAGCACAAAACTGAACTAATCATCACTTCGTTCCAGTTTTGCTAATGCGTAGCTCCGGTTTCTACTACTGTAGAGTGAAGTACTGATAATCGTATTTATATTGCTGCAAATACGttacatgattatgctatttttccAGCTCTAAACATGTCCACCATGGAAGCTATGAGAACTAACATACATAGCTTTCCGATTCATATAATTTGCAATTTATCTTTTTTTCATGCACTTTCTCTGATAATCTGTTATGTACACTTAACAAAACCAGAAATTATACTGCAGATTTGCCAGATTCGGATCAAGTAACAAGTTTCTTATGTTGAGATTATCTTCGGAATATCGTCACCATTTTTTGCAATGGGATGGAGTCCAGATTTTACATCTACACCTTATTGTCCTTTCTAACTTATAAAAAAGTTACCTTAACCCAACCATATATTTAGGTTTCATTGTCGGTAATTGTTGTTGTAGGATCTTACCTTAACTCAACCATATATCAGATCAGTGTCATGAGAATTTGATGCTTCACAAGGACTTTTTTCCAAGTTACTTCTCTTTAGCTGCAAATGGTTGTCCTTTTTTTCCTTCGACCTCATTACCCATAAACCAATTTGCAAATAATAATGAGATGTGGTAATCCTTTTTACTGAGTAACCCGATGTTATGCTCTAGGTTCATATTTAATTTACATATGTAGGGTGGTCTCTTAAGTTGTGGAGTAAATTGTTTTAGTCTTCCACCATTAAAAAAAATAACCACACATCCCCTGTGCTATTTGATACATGCAAGAAAATATCCCCTATGTAGGTTAGTTCCGGTTTGGGCCTTGTCATGTGTATTTTGGGTCTTTTTTTTCATCGTAAGAGTAACATAAATCTTAGGGTTAATTTTTCAAAGAACAACAGTCTGCTGCTTCCAGTTAAATAGATTGAAATTTCTGAAAGAAACTACACTgttaatttttttaaagaaagtaTGTTTGGTACATGAAACCTGAACCTATATTTTTGTTCTGTTCACAGATGAATTTACAACCGTGAAGGCTGAACAACATCAGTAGTACTAGAAGAATGATGTTCTTTGGGAGTTGAGGAAAGAACATCAGTCTGCAAGATGAGATGTAAGTGTGCAGAAATCATGTAATCAACCAGGAATATGTTGAAATTTGTGAGCGATTATTATAGTGTGAAATTGCGGTGACGTTGCTACAGGTTCTTTGGTAGGATGTCTTCTGTTCTAGGAGAAGAGTTTTTTGTGAGCTTTTCACATGTCAAACTTCTTCTTTTTTTGAACTATAGTGCAGAAAATAAGTTCTTCTGCCTTCTTGCATCTTGCATGTGGAACTAAAATGAGTTTCTTTTATTAAATCTTGCTGAGATCAAGTAAAAGAAAACTATGAAATACAATACATTGAACTCATTACTGTCTTTGCTGCACCGGCCGGGGATATCACAACAATAAATTAATATGTTTATGCTTAATAAAATGTGTGTGCGTCGTCCGGGGATATCTCCTTTGTGACAGAATTACATAAATTGATATGTTTGAGTAGCATCGACCGAGTATAGCCAGCCATGCAAACGACAAATTAGTAGACACAGAACATATTTATGTACTGTTGACACCTTAATCCTGCGTCTATGTAACAGAAGATGAGACAAATTATATAACTTTTACGCCAATTCATGACTTTATGTAACAGATGATGAGAGATATTGTATGGATTAATTAGTAGCTTAATAGTAAGAGCATACATAAGGAGCTAGTCCAACATGTACATATTCCATCAGAACATACGACGTTCGCCAAGTCGACCACATATTCTCTTGATACATAGATCTGATGTGTAAGCTTGCACCATATATTAAACTGCACATACATGCAAACATACGGGTAGTCAGAGCTCAATACACTACCATTGTTGGAGGACGAAATAGTTCTAATTTATTTATTACTTATACATTATAATATTTGAATATTTTGTATGCTTTcttatgtttgattatttgaaTTACCAGGGTGATCTGAAGCACCCAGAAAAAGTAGAGGACAGGACAGGAGGAGGGAACAAGAAGTTTCGTTTATTATAAGGTTGTTATGTGTGATCAACAAAAACTTGTGCTTCTCATTCAATCTTTGTCGAACTATATTGATGTGTGATTATGCACTTGTTGGGACCTTTTGCTGTACACCTGCATTTGTAGAACTATTTTTTTGTGCATTTGTTGGGTCTTGAACCTTTATGTATAGAGGAgtcgatggatgatgtattgtaattcatgtgatgtgctactgaaatgaaatatatacaactaatttgCAATCTTGTACTTGTTTTTTAATGGTCCTATCGTGAGATATATATGCTTTTGGCCAAATAATGCACCAGCCTAAATTGCCATGTAGGCTAGATTATTGAATTGGGCTGTGAAATTTATGATAATTCCATTTGAtcactagcaatgccattgtcagcacagccacgtcagatcctacgtgcctcacacaaatgggtaatgaccaaaccaaaattttggtcaatagagctccatgaccaaaattttagaaaggtcaagtttgttcattcttgacggccaactattgaccttgtaaatttggtcaaaaagggtcaataaacaacaacaatgacgaatcaatgaccaatatagggagtcataattgaccttatttcttgtagtgagcgttcttgaagtgaagtaatagcaaTAGGCGGAGGCATGAGTAGggatatttgtttatggacgtgatgcctatatacacattatCATTGACGTGAATATCGTATACCTAACCGCTTTTCTATTAATTgcgcaatagtaatttgtttacccaccgtattctatatttcatgagagatgccactagggatagTTATGCCCCCGGGGTGTATTCACaatatattgataaaaccttcaatacttttctgccatttatttgtttttttgctatctacaattatctacacacggcacttgcttgcaaataacaagacaagaggattgaaaaccctcttgcccgtgttgggtgcaagttgtttgttcttttgcgtgtagccgctgaagaaggttgtggttgatgttcctattttgtgttgcgataacccctTCCTCTTCATGCTTGTAGAAACGATAAAAAAATctttgcctcctaagcatgattttaatgagactactaaatctatccaagtttctattaatgaaagtaatGAGAGGATCGCTAAGTTGAAAGTTAAGCGGGAATtcttagaaaaagctcttccatcCGGTTTTACcataatcatgatcaagatcttaaaatgattgttaCTTATCCTTTTGAATCTTTGTTTATTTCTCTGAATGTTAATGATAAAGGgagtggagatgagtcaactctagtgaAGGAGCATCCTGTTTgcttggagggggggggggttgattttaatgctaaaaaggtgggtttggagaggtcaaaacttaaactagtgatgtgcccactattttggattacaaggacattAAATATGATAATTgatctttagtagaatgtatttccttgttgcaatctatTATTATCTCATCCAATGCACATGAACAAAACAATGCTTTTTATTCAACATACAGTGGAAGCTATGGTGAAATCTTATGATGAGAAAATTGAgcatgaagtttctattcctagaaagttgcaagacattgggaacctactatcaaaattaatataaataaatatgaatgcaatgctttgtgtgaccttggtgctagtgtttcaactatacctaaaactttatgtcatgtgcttggtctcagaaatattgaagaatgttccctaaacatgcatcttgcggattctaccatcaagaaaccttTGGGCAGAATAAATTATGTGCTAATAATTGAAAATTAAAATTATGTGCCTGTAGATTTCCTTGTGCTTCATATTGATTGCAACcatacttgtccaattatacttggaaggcCTTTCCTTCGAACTATAAGTGCaagcattgacatgaaagagggaaatataaggttccaatttccattaaggaaagggaTGGCACACTTACAGACAAAGATAATTACGCCACCATATGACTCAAATcatgagatccacttatgtgttgagtgtcaaagatgacaacacttgaaactatgcaatatgcctagctaggggcgtaaaataatagcgcttgttgggaggcaactcaatagttatgtttaatttttgcttttcatttatattagtgtgtgataacatgattaatgcctctataatgatttttttttattttctagttAGTTttcgtgccaagtaaagcctttgggatgatttgcacgatgagtagaattgatacggtgcaaaaacagaaacttcaacgtccagtgcagaatttctctgattttactaaaACGTCTTTTTAAGCTGAATGTTTTACGTAGTATTTCTATAAAAATTACTCATGTTGTGTAAATGTTTCAGAAATTTTGCAGTAACAGAAGTATagattcattacagattactacatacTGTTCTATTTCAGTTAGATTCTGTTTTtggatgtgtagtttgcttgttttgatgatgctatgaattgtatcgggggtataagccatgggggTGTTAACATACATtacctatgctaaaataaaataataataaattttTAACAGCAACtaaaaagtatttgatatgttgcttatactaatggatctcacgaagttttgttgagttttatgttattgaagttttcaagttttgggtattgtcccgatggaaAAAGGATTTAGAAGCAGCAAAAGCCTAAGATATGTGATACACAAGTCACCCCAAGGTCATATTTTAAgaagaatcaagcgtctaagctaggggatgccctggaaggcatccactcttttcatcgcaatccatcggtatgttattggagctatatttttattcatcacatggtatgagtttttcttggagcctaatttacttttgttttattttacttTAAGTTTGCCACAATTATTTTTTGCTGGACACCCCTATTTGAGAGATACACCACATCATcaaaatttgttagaa harbors:
- the LOC123408060 gene encoding uncharacterized protein LOC123408060, whose translation is MAADPPLGPDPAAIGGSERTAVITSFRPLLPSARITSSHYGFSGGVDLVAGGLLLMLATEMNILGDGGAACEILLPNKAVVASSTLCRWIPSSPTRPPSDPLLCDKATIGSPPLRDGHGEHPSGRVRLDISRLTLAESSRLDSTNYSNQLVDLDHHRVIPRVGLRVGGHFPAVCQPLSASVVAWESIVRSRMEAAVQSGMKASVPSRAEQPLSVGLCSRDGASPRRGVSPVMSAGRCAGHRRDCHRQHAFPHKRCGTDNGCTLVSL